The sequence below is a genomic window from Spiroplasma gladiatoris.
GGTTTAGAAATTAAAAAAACAACAAGCAGAGAAATTAAAACAACAGCTACAAGTAATGAAAGTGTACACAAAGTAATTTTTCAATCGATAATTCCAAGTGTTACAGTAGCTCCAACAAAACTACCGATTATGTATAAAATAATAATTGGTGCAATTTTTAGCTGTTCTCCAATAAAACCAATATCCTTTACAACTAAAGATACTAATCCTTGTGTTTTGTTTTCATGAAAAAAGTTTAAATCCTGAGAAATTATTTTTGTAATTGTATCTCTTCTTAAATCGCTTTCTTTAGTTTGAGCAATTATCCCTGTAAAAAAGTAACTTAAATACATTGTTAAAACAATTAAACCAATATTACATATTAAAACAATTATTCAATCATTAAATGAAAATCCAAATCCAAATAAGTCCACATAAACTTTATGCGCTTTGTATAAGACATCATCATTTCCAAGTTTTTTTAATATTTTATTAACAAGTTCTTCGTTTTCTAATAACTTATCAACATCAAATCCTGCATTTGGTGTTTCTGTTAAATAACCTTGTTCTATTAAATCTTTAAAAATATCATGAAGTGATCCGTCTTTATTTGAAATCATATCAATTAAGTTTTGTGCTGTTAAAATTTTTACAATACTTTCTGCAATTTTAATATTTAGTACTGTAAATCCAATAACAGCAATTATAAAAATTAAAGCAAAAAAAGCAATAATCGGTTTTTGTTTGCACCCTTGCATAAATAAACCAGCAATTGTTTTTTGTTTTGGTTTTGTTTGTCATTGTCTTTTTTGAATAGCCATTTTTAATCCTTTCTTAATATTTCTTTATACTATAAAAATAACATAACTAAATGCAAAAATTTTTTCTTTGATTAAATAATTAAAAAATAATAGAAAAAGATTATAATTAAATAATAATTAAATAATTTATAAGAAAGGAAAGTTATGAAATTACAACACTTAAATAAAAAACGATTAATTTTAATTGATTTGGATGGAACTGCTCTAAGAAAAGATGGACAAACAATTCACAAAAAAACCTTAGAAGTTTTAAAAAAAGCAAGTAGTGAAGGTCATACAGTTTGTATCATTACAGGTAGACCTCATAGAGCGACAATGCGTTTTTATAAACAATTAGGGTTAACAAGTTTGATGACTAATTTTGATGGAGCACACATTCATGATCCCTATAAAAGAAGATTTAAAAGAGTTGTTTTACCAATTAGTGAACAAGTAGTTTTTGAAATAATAAACAACCCCATTATTAAGCAATATGTAACTAACATTTTAATTGAATCTTATAATAAAGCTTTTGTAATGAAAAAAGATGAATTTATTGAAAACTTTTTTCACTTAGATGATGTTGATGATGATGAATATTTTATTGCTGATCCTTATGAAAACTGAGAAGGACCAGCTACAAACTTGTGTTTATTTGTATCAAATGAAGATGAAAAAGATATTATAACTAGACAATTAGAAAAATTTAAAAATACAGTTAAAATTCAATCAGGAAATGTTTATGGTAACTTAAGTAACTCATCAACTTTAATGATAACTTTAACTAGTAAAATTGTTAACAAAGGTTTTGTAGCAAGGATATTGGCACAATATTACAATAAAGATATTAGGGACGTTATTGCATTTGGAGATCAAATGAACGATTATGAAATGATAAAACAAGTTGGTTATGGAGTTGCTATGAAAAATGGGACAACTGATTTAAAAAACGTTGCAGATGGTATTACTAACTTAACCAATGATGAAGGTGGACTTGGCGAGTATCTAGAAAGGCTACTTAACGGAGAAGAAGTTTAGTGTTATTATATTAATATAAGGGGGCCAAGATGGTTTTAAAAGACGAAATTTATCAATTAGACACAGGAGAACAAAGTAATTTATCTAGATTAATGGGTTCAAGAGGACTAATATTGTTTTTTTATCCTAAAGCAGGTACTAAAGGATGCACTAATGAGTTATTAGAGTTTTCTAAAAGAAAAAAAGATTTTGATTACTTACACTATAATATTGTTGGTGTTAGTGCAGATAATGTTGAAGAGCAAAATCAATTTGCTTGCAACTATAATGTAGAGTTTCCTTTGATAGCAGATACTAATAAAGATTTAATTAATAAATTAGATTTAATAAGTCCTGATAGCAACAGCATAAGAAGATGTACTTTTGTTGTAAATTCACACTTAGAAGTTGTTAATTCTTATATGGACGTAGATCCTAAAAAACACGTTAAAGAAGTACTAAAATACTTACAAAAAAAAGTTGAAAAATAAATTCTCAGTGTATAAGTTATGTATGAAAAAAATTATACATGAAATTGTTTTCATAAATAAAAAAATAAAACCAAAAATTAAATTTCTAAATATAATTCTCTAAGTATACATTATGTTAAAAAAACATAAAATTATACAAGGAGAATTTTTTATATGACAAATTTAAAAGGAAACAAATCAAATATTCTAGATTTTGATACTAAAAAAGAATTAATAAATAAGTACTTTAAGCAAAATTTATCTTTTAGAGATTTATCAAAAACTTACAACATATCATATTCAACAGTTAGAAGAATGTGTTTAGATTGAGAAGTTTATGGTGATGAATCACTTATTTCAAAAACGGGAAAACACAACAAACATAACGGAAAAATTAGAACTAATTCAGAAGATCCAAAAGACAAAAAAATTGCTGAACTTAACAAAAAATTAAAATGATTAGAAATGGAGAATGAGGTTTTAAAAAAGTTCAATGAACTAATGGAGGATTCAGAAAAAGAATAATTAATTATTACAAAATAATAGATAAATATAAAAATAAATATACAATTTTTTCTTTATGTAAATTATTAAATATAACCAGAGCTAGTTATTATCGATGATGTAAAAAAAATAAGCCAGAATTTAACTTAAAAGTAGATATGAATTTAGCTTCTAAAATAAAAGAGATTTTTATAAAAAATAATGGAATTTATGGGGCACCAAGAATAAAAATAGTTTTAAATAATAGTGGCGTTGTTGCAAGTCAAACTAAGATAGCTAGAATTATGAAAACATTTAAATTATATTCAGTTATAAGAGTTAAAAAAATGAATAGAAAGCTTAAAGAAGTCAAAAAAATAACACACGGTCCTAATCATGTTAATAGAAACTGATCTTTATACTCAAAAAATGAGTTATGAGTTACAGATGTCACTTATATACTGTTTAACAAAAAGTTGCATATTTAAGTGTTATAAAAGATGCAAACATTGGGTTTATAGTCGGTCATGAAGTATCTTTAAAAAACGATATAGATATTTATAAAAAATCACTAGAAAAAGCTTCGCAACATAGAAAAGATATATCTAAAAAACTAATTATTCATTCCGATAATGGAATTAAGTACACATCTGTATTTGCAAGGCGATATGCTAAAAAAAATAACATAATAACATCATTATCTAGACCTGGCAATTCTATTGATAATACAATGTGTGAAACTTTTTTCTCTTCATTAAAAGAAGAATAAAAAACTAAATTAAAACAAAATAGTTTTATCAATCTAAAAAAGGTAATAGATAATTATGTAGAGTTTTATAACTATACAAGAATAATGATTAAACATAATGGATCTCCAGCATATGCTTATATTGGTTTTATTTCACATAAAAAAAATACTTAAATAATTTTGAAGTATTTTTTTAAAAAACATTTTGTATACTTGGCAAAGTATATTTAAAAATTAAATTTTTTCGTTTTATTTTTTTATTTTATAAATTAATTATTTTTGTAAAAATAATTTTTGCTTTAGCATCTGAAACGATTGTTTTTTGATCTACTGTAGTTGATTTGAAATCGGTTTTGTAAAGATTTAAAGTGAATTTATTATCATTTTTTATACCCTTTAAAAATAAATTGTATGAAGTTACATTTACTTCGTTTTCACTAATTTTTTCATGTTTATCTTTAAGATTTTTAGTTTCTTCAAAAATATAAGCGAATCTATCTAAAGATAAGTCATTCTCTTCTTCTTTTTTAGGAAGAAAGTCAATAAATTTACCTTGTAGAACTCCTAAAGCTTTGAAGCCTTCTTGCACATTTTCTTGACTTAAATCAGTATTGTCATAGTTTTCTGATAACTTATTATCTTCTACTTTAATTTACTTTTAACATTATTTCCCATAATTATGTCTATATTTTCTGAGTTCATAAAGTAATTTACTACGTCTGAATCAGATTTATTTTTTGTAAATGTCAATTCATCAATTTTTTCACTTACTCTGTAAACTACATTCACACTTCCAGTAAATGTTTTAGAATTAGATTTAGAGTTTAGTGTTGCAGAAGTTAGAGTTTGAACAGGTTCTGAAGAGATTTCTACATCGTTTTCTGTTAAATTAAAATTTTTATTTAAAGTATTTATTGCTTCAACAATTTCTTTAAGAGAAGGTTTAGTTTCTGCTGTTTCTAAAAAGAATTCACCTAAGTCTTTTTTTTCTAAATCGTTTAAATCAATTTTGGTTGTTGTTTTTTTAGGACAAGCAACAACGGCACTTGATGCAGTAGCTGACATTCCCAATGCCCCTAATATACTTAATAATTTTTTCATTTTAAAAGCTCTTTTCTATAGGTTCTCACCCAAAAAAAATTATATTATTCTAATTTTAGATTTTCAAAGTTATTACTCTCAGGTTTTAAAAATGAAAAAAAATTTCATTTGATTTTATATTATTTTAAGTTTTTTGTGGAGTTAATTAAAATTTTAACATCTGAGATATTATTATGATAATTAATACATACTCTTATAGAATTTAAATTTGCTTGATCTCCTCCAACAAATATATTGTTTTTATACATAAAAGATATTAATTCAGATGCTTTAATTTTCTGAGGACAAATTAAAACAATTAAGTTAGAGTTTATAATATCTTTTTTATTATTAACTAAAAAACCCAGTTTTGACATTTCTTCAATAAATTTATCTTTTAAAACATTTATCTTTTTAGTAATTTTATCTTTATTATTTAAAGTAAATTCTATATCTTCACAAACCACTTGTAAGTTATTTGTAAAATAAGTATGTGGCAACTGATTTATTTTTGAAAATTTATGCATTAAATGTAAAGAAAAATAATAATTATTTTCAAATATATCATATTCTTCAAATGACTTTGAATAACCCAGAAAACTAAAACCTGGGTTTGAGTGAAAAGATTTTGCTGAACTCATTAGCAGAAAATCACACTCTTGATTTAAATTATTTTCTTTTCTATAAAATATAGGGTAACTAACTGCATCAATAAATAAATATTTATTTTGTTTTTTTATTTCTTTGTAAATATTTTTATAGTCATATATACACCCTGTTGAAGTTTCATTAAGTAATCCAAAAACCAAAGTTTCTTCTAAACTTGCAATAAAGTTTTCTAACTCTGTTTTAGATTTATCAAAAATACTTTTATCAATTTTATTTACAATAAATTTATTAGATTCTAAAATTCTAACAATGTTTTCAGATCAGTTTCCTGTATCTATTACAGCAATTTTGTTATTTTTTGTAACTTTATTTTTTAAAGACAAAGAAAAAATATTAATTAATTCACTTGCAGAAGTTTGAGCAATTAAAACTTCTTTTGAGCCAAACTCTTTACATAAAACTTCTTTTGTTTTTTTAACAATTTCTTGACTCTCTACTGATCTGTGAAAAATCGATTGTCTTTTTATGTTCCCTTTTGTAGTTTGGGGTCCTGGTGTGAATATAATTTTTTTCTTCATATATTTCCTTTTTAAATTAGTTTTTTAAGTTCTTTTGTAAGTTTTTCTATTTCATTAATTAATGGAAGATAAGTTTCTTCTTTATCAAAATCAACACCACTATCTTTTAAAATTTCTAATGGATCTTTATGACCTCCTGCTTTTAAAAATTTTAAAATACTTTCTGGTCCTCTTTTTTTAAAGTCATCATACAATTTGAAACTTGCAACAATATCTATTGCATATTTATAAACATAAAATGGCGAAAAGAAGAAGTGTCCAATATATGGTCACTGATATGCATCTCTGTCTTTATCGTCGAATATATTGTAACCATAATCGTTTTCTACTTTTAAAAATAAATTCATTAAACTATCAGCGGTAATTGGTTCTCCTGCTTCAGCTAATTTATGAGCGTCATATTCAAACTGAGCAAATTGAATTTGTCTAAAAAATGTTGAACATAAATCAAAAATTCTTTGTTGTAACAAGTATACTTTTTCTGAGTCATCCTTTAGGTTTTTGTAAGTATAGTCAAACAAAATATGTTCATTAAAAGTAGATGCCACTTCCGCTAAAATCAGTGGATAATTTCCTAGCGGATAAGGTTGATAATTGCATGCTAAATATGTGTGAACTGAATGGCCCAATTCGTGAGCTAGTGTGCTTACAGAATTTAATTTATCATCCCAGTTCATTAAAATAATTGGGTCAACACCATAAGAACCAGATGAATATGCTCCGCTTCTTTTTGATTTGTCTTCATAAAAATCAATTGCATTTGGTCTGGTTGCTTTTTGTAAATAAGAAATATATTCTTCTCCTAACACATTTAATGATTCTTTAACTATTTTTAAACCTTCTTCTACACTAAAAACTTTTTTAAACTCTTTAGTTAAAGTTAATTCTCTATCCGTTGTATTAAATATTTTTAAATTATATTTATCTTTTAATGTTAAATAATATTCTTTTAAAACATTAATATGTTTTTTCCCAACTTCTAATAGTTTTTCATACACACTTACAGGAACGTTATCTTTTTTCAAACTCATTTCAAGACTACTAGAATAGTTTCTAATTTTATAATCTTCTACATCTTTTAATAAAATTCCTTCATAAATTTTTGCATAGGAATATTTTCTTGATTTATAATTACAAAATCTTTTTTCTCATATTTCTTTTCTTAACTCTTGATCATTTAATGGATCAGAGTCTTGCATTACTTTTCTAAAAACAGTTGAGTCTACAACCACTTCTTCTCCATTTAAAATTATTTTTTCTTCTATATTATCTGCATAAGCTAAACTATCATAAAGTTCGCCAATAGCATTCCTACTTCTGGACACTTTACTTAATATAGATTCTTGTTCTTCATCAAGAATATGTTTTTGTTTTGAAAACAATTTTTCAAAGCTATAAGTTTGTGATTCAAACTCACTATCCTTTAAAAAGTCTAATATATTTTCTTTACCTATCAATAATACTTCAGGACTAAAAAAACTAATTTTTGAAATGCTTTCTTGATATGTATTTGAAAACATAGAATTTAATTCTTGTAGTTCAGTATTAGTTTGATCAACATCATACATGTGAACATATTGACTAAGTCTATCAATTAGATAATCTGCTTTTTTATCAATTGTCAAATATTTTAAAAAGTTTTCTTTTATGTTTAATGTTCCTTTCAACTCTTCTAATTCATCAAACATTTTTTTAAAAACTTCTAAGTCGCTTAAAAATTCATCTTTACTTCTGTAAAGATGACTAAAGTCTCATTTATAATCTTTTTTTGCTTCATTTCTTTTCATGGTTAAATTATATAATATTATTTAAGTTATTATATAAGCAATAATATTTAAATTAAAAATTAGAATTTTTTTATAAAGTGTTAATATTTTACTAGAGGTTAAAATGGAACACTTAATTAAAAGTATGAATAATTTTCACTAGTTTCTCTAAATTATTTAATAATTTAGAGGAGGAACCATGGAAAATAATAGAGTAAAACTGATATTTAAAATCACAATATCTGCTCTTCTATCTTCTTTTTTAACTATTTTAAATTTACTATTTAGCTTTGTACCTGGACTTGATGTGTCTTTTTTAATGTTGGCACTACTATCATTAATGATGACCTGAGATATTGCTTTTTTTGTTACCTTAACAACTTCTGCTTTAGCTTTTCTTTATAAAATCCCCATTTTTGATGGTGTAAGCTTTTTATTAACAAATCTGCTAACTTTTGTAATATTTTTTTCTTTAAGAAAAATGCTTTTAAAAAATAAATGATCAATTTTTTTATTATTATTAATCATAAGTACTTTGTATGATACTTTTATATTTTTATTATGATTAGTAATTAGTGATTTGCAAAATGCGACTGCTATGTATATATCAAAAACAGCAGAGATGCATATA
It includes:
- the pepF gene encoding oligoendopeptidase F, which produces MKRNEAKKDYKWDFSHLYRSKDEFLSDLEVFKKMFDELEELKGTLNIKENFLKYLTIDKKADYLIDRLSQYVHMYDVDQTNTELQELNSMFSNTYQESISKISFFSPEVLLIGKENILDFLKDSEFESQTYSFEKLFSKQKHILDEEQESILSKVSRSRNAIGELYDSLAYADNIEEKIILNGEEVVVDSTVFRKVMQDSDPLNDQELRKEIWEKRFCNYKSRKYSYAKIYEGILLKDVEDYKIRNYSSSLEMSLKKDNVPVSVYEKLLEVGKKHINVLKEYYLTLKDKYNLKIFNTTDRELTLTKEFKKVFSVEEGLKIVKESLNVLGEEYISYLQKATRPNAIDFYEDKSKRSGAYSSGSYGVDPIILMNWDDKLNSVSTLAHELGHSVHTYLACNYQPYPLGNYPLILAEVASTFNEHILFDYTYKNLKDDSEKVYLLQQRIFDLCSTFFRQIQFAQFEYDAHKLAEAGEPITADSLMNLFLKVENDYGYNIFDDKDRDAYQWPYIGHFFFSPFYVYKYAIDIVASFKLYDDFKKRGPESILKFLKAGGHKDPLEILKDSGVDFDKEETYLPLINEIEKLTKELKKLI
- a CDS encoding peroxiredoxin, with the protein product MVLKDEIYQLDTGEQSNLSRLMGSRGLILFFYPKAGTKGCTNELLEFSKRKKDFDYLHYNIVGVSADNVEEQNQFACNYNVEFPLIADTNKDLINKLDLISPDSNSIRRCTFVVNSHLEVVNSYMDVDPKKHVKEVLKYLQKKVEK
- a CDS encoding aminotransferase class V-fold PLP-dependent enzyme, yielding MKKKIIFTPGPQTTKGNIKRQSIFHRSVESQEIVKKTKEVLCKEFGSKEVLIAQTSASELINIFSLSLKNKVTKNNKIAVIDTGNWSENIVRILESNKFIVNKIDKSIFDKSKTELENFIASLEETLVFGLLNETSTGCIYDYKNIYKEIKKQNKYLFIDAVSYPIFYRKENNLNQECDFLLMSSAKSFHSNPGFSFLGYSKSFEEYDIFENNYYFSLHLMHKFSKINQLPHTYFTNNLQVVCEDIEFTLNNKDKITKKINVLKDKFIEEMSKLGFLVNNKKDIINSNLIVLICPQKIKASELISFMYKNNIFVGGDQANLNSIRVCINYHNNISDVKILINSTKNLK
- a CDS encoding IS3 family transposase, coding for MNLKKVIDNYVEFYNYTRIMIKHNGSPAYAYIGFISHKKNT
- a CDS encoding Cof-type HAD-IIB family hydrolase, with the translated sequence MKLQHLNKKRLILIDLDGTALRKDGQTIHKKTLEVLKKASSEGHTVCIITGRPHRATMRFYKQLGLTSLMTNFDGAHIHDPYKRRFKRVVLPISEQVVFEIINNPIIKQYVTNILIESYNKAFVMKKDEFIENFFHLDDVDDDEYFIADPYENWEGPATNLCLFVSNEDEKDIITRQLEKFKNTVKIQSGNVYGNLSNSSTLMITLTSKIVNKGFVARILAQYYNKDIRDVIAFGDQMNDYEMIKQVGYGVAMKNGTTDLKNVADGITNLTNDEGGLGEYLERLLNGEEV
- a CDS encoding lipoprotein; this translates as MKKLLSILGALGMSATASSAVVACPKKTTTKIDLNDLEKKDLGEFFLETAETKPSLKEIVEAINTLNKNFNLTENDVEISSEPVQTLTSATLNSKSNSKTFTGSVNVVYRVSEKIDELTFTKNKSDSDVVNYFMNSENIDIIMGNNVKSKLK
- a CDS encoding IS3 family transposase, whose amino-acid sequence is MIRNGEWGFKKVQWTNGGFRKRIINYYKIIDKYKNKYTIFSLCKLLNITRASYYRWCKKNKPEFNLKVDMNLASKIKEIFIKNNGIYGAPRIKIVLNNSGVVASQTKIARIMKTFKLYSVIRVKKMNRKLKEVKKITHGPNHVNRNWSLYSKNELWVTDVTYILFNKKLHI